The segment CACCTCGCCGGAAAGCCCTACTTCGCCGAACACAACGGTCTTTTCGTCCACCGCTCTGTCCTTGTAGCTGGAAATCAATGCCATCACAATCGCCAGATCCAGGGCCGGCTCATTCATTTTCAGTCCTCCCGCTATATTTACATAGGCATCCATCTGGCCCAAATCGTAGCGGCAGCGCTTTTCCAGCACAGCCATTAGCAGGTTGACACGGTTATAATCCGTGCCCGCAGCAGTTCTTCTGGGCATTCCGAAATTGCTTCTTGTCACAAGGGCCTGAACCTCCAGCATCAGGGGCCTTGTCCCCTCCACCAGACAGGCGGCCACCGCTCCCGAAGCGCCGGCCGGACGGCCCTCCAGCATAAATTCCGAAGGGTTCTTCACCTCCACAAGCCCTTCCTCCCGCATCTCAAACACGCCAATCTCGTTGGTGGAGCCAAACCGGTTTTTCACCCCCCGCAGAATCCTGTAGGACGCGTGGCGATCGCCTTCAAAATAGAGGACCGTATCGACCATATGCTCAAGCACTCTGGGGCCGGCCACCACCCCCTCCTTTGTCACATGGCCCACAATAAACACCGTAATCCCAAGCCCTTTTGCAATCTGCATCAGCACATTCGTGCACTCCCTGACCTGGCTGACGCTTCCCGGTGCCGAAGTGATCTCCTCCAGGTACATGGTCTGAATGGAATCAATGATCACTGTGTCCGGTGCCGTCCTCCTTACCACCTCCTGAATCATTTCCAGATTTGTCTCACATAGAAAGCACAGACTGTCGCTCATCTCCCCTATCCGGCTGGCTCTTATCTTAATCTGCTTTAAGGATTCCTCTCCGGAAATATAGAGCACCTTCTGCCCCCCTGCCGCCAGATTCCGGCATACCTGCAGAAGGAGCGTGGACTTTCCGATTCCGGGATCCCCGCCTACCAGAACCAGAGAGCCCTTCACGATCCCTCCTCCCAGCACCCGGTTCAGCTCCCCGAAGCCTGTGTCGGTCCTCTCCTCTCTCCCCAGCTCAATCTCTGAGAGGCTTTTAGGGCAGACCGCCCCGAGCCCTGACGCTGTACCTGCAAGACCGCTCCTCCCTGCAGGGCTCTTTCCGGACGCAGAGATTCCCTCTCTTCCCAAAATTCCCGCTGCCGCGCCCAGACCTCTCTTTCCCGCACTTTTGGCAGTCTGGAAGGCCACCGGCTCCTCCACCATGGTATTCCACGCACGGCAGGCGGGACACTGTCCCATCCACTTCGCAGACTCATATCCGCACTCACTGCAAAAAAATGCTGTCGCTCTAGCCTTTGCCACTGTTCAATCTCCTTTACTCCTCTTTCCATTCCCTCGGCCGCCTGGCTCCCTCTTGCCTGACAGGCAGATGCCGGCTCATCCCTGGCCCTTTTCTGCACAGCCCTCGCTTACATGGCCGGATACAGGAAACAGATGGAGGCCCTCTGTAAAGGGCCTCCATCCTTCATCTTTGCATCTATGCCAACTGCGCTGCTTTTCACCTCAGAATGCCTGGCGTTCTTTCGTGCAGTATCAGCGCTTCACAACCCTGATCTGGGCTGCTGCTCCCTGATTCAGCTCCACGCTGACCACGAGCTTTCCGCTTAAATTCGTCTTCATTCCTCCCACTGC is part of the Clostridium sp. M62/1 genome and harbors:
- the radA gene encoding DNA repair protein RadA — encoded protein: MAKARATAFFCSECGYESAKWMGQCPACRAWNTMVEEPVAFQTAKSAGKRGLGAAAGILGREGISASGKSPAGRSGLAGTASGLGAVCPKSLSEIELGREERTDTGFGELNRVLGGGIVKGSLVLVGGDPGIGKSTLLLQVCRNLAAGGQKVLYISGEESLKQIKIRASRIGEMSDSLCFLCETNLEMIQEVVRRTAPDTVIIDSIQTMYLEEITSAPGSVSQVRECTNVLMQIAKGLGITVFIVGHVTKEGVVAGPRVLEHMVDTVLYFEGDRHASYRILRGVKNRFGSTNEIGVFEMREEGLVEVKNPSEFMLEGRPAGASGAVAACLVEGTRPLMLEVQALVTRSNFGMPRRTAAGTDYNRVNLLMAVLEKRCRYDLGQMDAYVNIAGGLKMNEPALDLAIVMALISSYKDRAVDEKTVVFGEVGLSGEVRSVSMAEQRVNEAVKLGFEACILPRICLEKMKRRSDIRLIGVSSVKEAVAIL